In a single window of the Zea mays cultivar B73 chromosome 5, Zm-B73-REFERENCE-NAM-5.0, whole genome shotgun sequence genome:
- the LOC103628263 gene encoding probable cellulose synthase A catalytic subunit 1 [UDP-forming], with amino-acid sequence MCFMMDPALGRKTCYVQFPRRFDGIDLHDRYANRNIVFFDINMKGLDGIQGPVYVGTGCCFNRQALYGYDPILTEADLEPNIVIKSCCGRRKKKNKSYMDSQSRIMKRTESSAPIFNMEDIEEGIEGYEDERSVLMSQRKLEKRFGQSPIFIASTFMTQGGIPPSTNPASLLKEAIHVIGCGYEDKTEWGKEIGWIYGSVTEDTLTGFKMQQGAGNQSTACHHDLVSRVLHQSIFPIVLIRCSVGLLGQWKFCLVDIVLSGMVTMDD; translated from the exons ATGTGCTTCATGATGGATCCGGCTCTAGGAAGGAAAACTTGTTATGTACAATTTCCACGGAGATTTGATGGCATTGACTTGCACGATCGATATGCTAATCGGAACATAGTTTTCTTTGAT ATCAACATGAAAGGTCTGGATGGCATTCAGGGTCCAGTTTACGTGGGAACAGGATGCTGTTTCAATAGGCAAGCTTTGTACGGATACGATCCTATTTTGACTGAAGCTGATCTGGAGCCAAACATTGTTATTAAGAGCTGCTGTGGTAGAAGGAAGAAAAAGAACAAGAGTTATATGGATAGTCAAAGCCGTATTATGAAGAGAACAGAATCTTCAGCTCCCATCTTCAATATGGAAGACATCGAAGAGGGTATTGAAG GTTATGAGGATGAAAGGTCAGTGCTTATGTCCCAGAGGAAATTGGAGAAACGCTTTGGTCAGTCTCCTATTTTCATTGCATCCACCTTTATGACACAAGGTGGCATACCACCTTCAACAAACCCAGCTTCTCTACTAAAGGAAGCTATCCATGTCATCGGTTGTGGATATGAGGACAAAACTGAATGGGGAAAAGAG ATTGGCTGGATCTATGGTTCAGTAACAGAGGATACTCTGACTGGGTTTAAAATGCAGCAAGGGGCTGGCAATCAATCTACTGCATGCCACCACGACCTTGTTTCAAGGGTTCTGCACCAATCAATCTTTCCGATCGTCTTAATCAGGTGCTCCGTTGGGCTCTTGGGTCAGTGGAAATTCTGCTTAGTAGACATTGTCCTATCTGGTATGGTTACAATGGACGATTGA
- the LOC100276745 gene encoding uncharacterized protein LOC100276745 isoform 1 (isoform 1 is encoded by transcript variant 1) translates to MEAWPPLAPAAATPACALAWGAAATAQRKAVEQESAAQAVSRIVASCANSSGVAVAVVDANAVISGGSALSTSAGRLVTVPEVLEEVRDATARRRLGLLPVPVETVEPAPEFVKKVTKFARETGDIQTLSDVDIKIIALAYMLEAEIHGTSHLREHPPPLHEVNVRKLSEAQMPGWGSNVPNLKEWEELDQMSEAGGDINSRILPLKDIESQDILMCDTNSLCGAQEDTELQPSKKDAPVAWEDDENNVGWMPAVSRSMHRRYLQRKARRDALKESGQSFETSSVVPSIDDDKVLSENSGLEHGLTSTDGLSSVTEIISARSDDFEHQAENDTEIAGEHLHSDQRAYGDDADACTKELENLDIEGEDEGGGDAHFIVDESSEQSWTLRSLSESTVACVTSDYAMQNVILLIGLRLIAPGGMQIRQMHRWVLRCHACYKVTQEVGKIFCPKCGNGGTLRKVSVTVGENGITMASRRPRVTLRGTKFSLPMPQGGRDAITKNPILREDQLPQKVLHPKLKKSNKDDDFLGVVDIFSHGGDKKAPLKPPVRKALAMFSGKRNPNDNHFSRKKY, encoded by the exons ATGGAAGCGTGGCCACCTCTCGCCCCCGCGGCGGCCACTCCGGCCTGTGCCTTGGCGTGGGGAGCAGCAGCAACGGCGCAGCGGAAGGCCGTGGAGCAGGAGTCAGCGGCGCAGGCGGTGAGCCGCATCGTGGCGAGCTGCGCCAACTCCAGCGGCGTGGCAGTCGCCGTGGTGGACGCCAACGCCGTCATCTCCGGCGGCTCCGCTCTCTCCACTTCCGCGGGGCGCCTTGTCACCGTGCCCGAGGTGCTCGAGGAGGTCCGGGACGCAACCGCGCGGCGGCGCCTCGGGCTCCTCCCCGTTCCCGTTGAGACCGTTGAACCTGCGCCGGAGTTCGTTAAGAAAG TTACCAAGTTTGCCAGGGAGACAGGAGACATCCAAACGCTTTCAGATGTTGATATAAAGATTATTGCTTTGGCTTACATGTTAGAAGCTGAGATCCATGGGACTAGCCATTTGCGAGAGCACCCTCCTCCTCTGCATGAGGTGAATGTCAGAAAGCTGTCAGAAGCTCAAATGCCTGGTTGGGGCTCTAATGTGCCTAACCTGAAAGAGTGGGAAGAGTTGGATCAGATGTCTGAAGCTGGTGGAGATATCAATTCTCGAATACTTCCTCTGAAGGATATTGAGAGTCAAGATATCCTGATGTGTGATACCAACAGTCTCTGTGGGGCACAAGAGGATACAGAGCTCCAGCCATCAAAGAAGGATGCACCTGTTGCATGGGAGGACGATGAGAACAATGTAGGTTGGATGCCTGCTGTTAGCCGCAGCATGCACAGAAGATATTTGCAGAGGAAGGCAAGGCGTGATGCCCTCAAGGAATCTGGACAAAGTTTTGAGACAAGTTCTGTTGTTCCATCAATCGATGATGATAAAGTTCTCTCTGAAAATAGTGGATTGGAGCATGGTCTGACTTCAACTGATGGCCTTTCTTCTGTCACTGAGATAATCAGTGCACGTTCTGATGATTTTGAACATCAAGCAGAAAATGACACTGAAATTGCTGGAGAACATTTGCATTCTGATCAGCGAGCTTACGGTGATGATGCTGATGCGTGCACCAAAGAACTGGAAAACCTAGATATAGAAGGTGAGGATGAGGGAGGTGGTGATGCACATTTCATTGTTGATGAGAGCAGCGAGCAGAGTTGGACCCTGAGGTCCTTATCCGAATCAACTGTAGCATGTGTTACTAGTGATTATGCCATGCAAAATGTCATCCTGCTGATTGGTCTCCGTCTCATAGCACCAGGTGGCATGCAGATACGCCAGATGCATAG GTGGGTTTTGAGGTGCCATGCTTGCTATAAGGTGACCCAAGAGGTTGGCAAAATATTTTGTCCGAAGTGTGGTAATGGTGGGACCTTACGGAAGGTTTCGGTAACAGTTGGTGAAAATGGGATCACTATGGCTTCACGGCGCCCACGTGTTACACTTCGAGGCACAAAA TTCTCCCTCCCAATGCCCCAAGGTGGAAGAGATGCAATAACTAAGAACCCCATCCTTCGTGAGGATCAACTTCCTCAGAAGGTTCTTCATCCTAAACTGAAGAAGTCAAACAAG GATGATGATTTCTTGGGCGTGGTCGACATATTTTCGCATGGTGGTGATAAGAAGGCACCATTGAAACCTCCAGTGAGGAAGGCGCTCGCAATGTTCAGCGGGAAAAGAAATCCAAACGACAACCACTTCTCTCGCAAGAAGTACTAA
- the LOC100276745 gene encoding uncharacterized protein LOC100276745 isoform 2 (isoform 2 is encoded by transcript variant 2) encodes MLSSFSVVTKFARETGDIQTLSDVDIKIIALAYMLEAEIHGTSHLREHPPPLHEVNVRKLSEAQMPGWGSNVPNLKEWEELDQMSEAGGDINSRILPLKDIESQDILMCDTNSLCGAQEDTELQPSKKDAPVAWEDDENNVGWMPAVSRSMHRRYLQRKARRDALKESGQSFETSSVVPSIDDDKVLSENSGLEHGLTSTDGLSSVTEIISARSDDFEHQAENDTEIAGEHLHSDQRAYGDDADACTKELENLDIEGEDEGGGDAHFIVDESSEQSWTLRSLSESTVACVTSDYAMQNVILLIGLRLIAPGGMQIRQMHRWVLRCHACYKVTQEVGKIFCPKCGNGGTLRKVSVTVGENGITMASRRPRVTLRGTKFSLPMPQGGRDAITKNPILREDQLPQKVLHPKLKKSNKDDDFLGVVDIFSHGGDKKAPLKPPVRKALAMFSGKRNPNDNHFSRKKY; translated from the exons ATGTTGTCTTCATTTAGCGTAG TTACCAAGTTTGCCAGGGAGACAGGAGACATCCAAACGCTTTCAGATGTTGATATAAAGATTATTGCTTTGGCTTACATGTTAGAAGCTGAGATCCATGGGACTAGCCATTTGCGAGAGCACCCTCCTCCTCTGCATGAGGTGAATGTCAGAAAGCTGTCAGAAGCTCAAATGCCTGGTTGGGGCTCTAATGTGCCTAACCTGAAAGAGTGGGAAGAGTTGGATCAGATGTCTGAAGCTGGTGGAGATATCAATTCTCGAATACTTCCTCTGAAGGATATTGAGAGTCAAGATATCCTGATGTGTGATACCAACAGTCTCTGTGGGGCACAAGAGGATACAGAGCTCCAGCCATCAAAGAAGGATGCACCTGTTGCATGGGAGGACGATGAGAACAATGTAGGTTGGATGCCTGCTGTTAGCCGCAGCATGCACAGAAGATATTTGCAGAGGAAGGCAAGGCGTGATGCCCTCAAGGAATCTGGACAAAGTTTTGAGACAAGTTCTGTTGTTCCATCAATCGATGATGATAAAGTTCTCTCTGAAAATAGTGGATTGGAGCATGGTCTGACTTCAACTGATGGCCTTTCTTCTGTCACTGAGATAATCAGTGCACGTTCTGATGATTTTGAACATCAAGCAGAAAATGACACTGAAATTGCTGGAGAACATTTGCATTCTGATCAGCGAGCTTACGGTGATGATGCTGATGCGTGCACCAAAGAACTGGAAAACCTAGATATAGAAGGTGAGGATGAGGGAGGTGGTGATGCACATTTCATTGTTGATGAGAGCAGCGAGCAGAGTTGGACCCTGAGGTCCTTATCCGAATCAACTGTAGCATGTGTTACTAGTGATTATGCCATGCAAAATGTCATCCTGCTGATTGGTCTCCGTCTCATAGCACCAGGTGGCATGCAGATACGCCAGATGCATAG GTGGGTTTTGAGGTGCCATGCTTGCTATAAGGTGACCCAAGAGGTTGGCAAAATATTTTGTCCGAAGTGTGGTAATGGTGGGACCTTACGGAAGGTTTCGGTAACAGTTGGTGAAAATGGGATCACTATGGCTTCACGGCGCCCACGTGTTACACTTCGAGGCACAAAA TTCTCCCTCCCAATGCCCCAAGGTGGAAGAGATGCAATAACTAAGAACCCCATCCTTCGTGAGGATCAACTTCCTCAGAAGGTTCTTCATCCTAAACTGAAGAAGTCAAACAAG GATGATGATTTCTTGGGCGTGGTCGACATATTTTCGCATGGTGGTGATAAGAAGGCACCATTGAAACCTCCAGTGAGGAAGGCGCTCGCAATGTTCAGCGGGAAAAGAAATCCAAACGACAACCACTTCTCTCGCAAGAAGTACTAA